In Amyelois transitella isolate CPQ chromosome 5, ilAmyTran1.1, whole genome shotgun sequence, one DNA window encodes the following:
- the LOC106139134 gene encoding serine/arginine-rich splicing factor 4 isoform X2, which yields MQIERFHTKCRGRSNYVAAKSAVGQKIDFGGNTEIQQIINEASKGDPLFKKGVGGVSHQPLSLSRLQLVYTADERRALHDAVVAAVPSCHDLGDLALASTSKGAEPGSAVKSRVEILAELRDMKRRRTKYRVAAKTRNYSDVLRDVIKTQMESYTEAISSTSTKDIVNAKYSQNVDSDHERNNYRSSSKCMKFDGVRISDGKSENSDVDKRLEDRRYRYNGRKESSSRYENRHERANSSNRHESNRQICRDEPSERYTSRSKHGNSFEKRRHDNEGNARNEEKHAHISNERNDDFDKLDKPKSHDYGHDRYKYDHYKKDKVKVEPRKRSRKSMSRSDFKRHRNSRSKSRESRKRKRGDKDNKRYGCEKSDVQHKRYYDF from the exons ATGCAAATTGAAAGATTTCACACAAAGTGTAGAGGCAGAAGTAACTATGTTGCTGCAAAGTCTGCAGTGGGACAGAAAATTGATTTTGGAG GTAATACTGAAATACAGCAAATAATCAATGAAGCTTCTAAAGGAGACCCACTTTTCAAAAAAG GAGTAGGTGGTGTGAGTCACCAGCCGCTGTCCTTGTCACGGCTGCAACTGGTGTACACAGCAGACGAGAGGCGGGCCCTGCATGATGCCGTGGTCGCCGCAGTGCCATCCTGCCATGATCTGGGTGACTTGGCTTTGGCTAG CACTTCTAAAGGCGCGGAGCCTGGTAGCGCAGTTAAGTCCCGCGTGGAGATTCTGGCCGAGCTGCGGGACATGAAGCGCAGGCGCACCAAGTACCGCGTCGCCGCGAAGACCAGAAACTACTCCGATGTTCTCCGGGACGTCATCAAAACAcag ATGGAATCATACACCGAAGCCATTTCAAGTACTTCTACTAAAGATATAGTAAATGCAAAGTATAGTCAAAATGTTGATTCTGACCATGAGAGAAATAATTATAGAAGTTCTTCAAAGTGTATGAAATTTGATGGTGTCAGAATAAGTGATGGCAAATCTGAGAATTCAGATGTTGACAAAAGACTTGAAGACAGAAGATACAGATATAACGGCAGAAAGGAATCATCCAGCAGATATGAAAATCGGCACGAAAGAGCAAATAGCAGTAATAGACATGAAAGTAATAGACAGATCTGTAGAGATGAACCAAGTGAAAGATATACAAGCAGAAGTAAACATGGAAACAGCTTTGAAAAAAGGAGACATGATAATGAAGGCAACGCTagaaatgaagaaaaacatGCTCATATATCTAACGAAAGAAATGATGATTTCGATAAATTAGACAAACCAAAGTCGCACGATTATGGCCAtgatagatataaatatgatCATTATAAGAAGGATAAGGTAAAAGTGGAACCAAGAAAACGAAGTAGGAAATCAATGTCTAGAAGCGATTTCAAAAGGCACCGCAACAGTAGATCCAAATCTCGGGAAAGTCGAAAAAGGAAACGTGGAGACAAAGATAATAAAAGATATGGCTGTGAAAAGAGCGATGTACAACATAAGCGGTATTATGACTTTTAA
- the LOC106139134 gene encoding U11/U12 small nuclear ribonucleoprotein 48 kDa protein isoform X1: protein MEIREKELCKLKDFTQSVEAEVTMLLQSLQWDRKLILEGNSTAPCQYDANHRMPKDKLETHETHCALRNLGYGENDELLPDPPDNEAHTLVKLSNTEIQQIINEASKGDPLFKKGVGGVSHQPLSLSRLQLVYTADERRALHDAVVAAVPSCHDLGDLALASTSKGAEPGSAVKSRVEILAELRDMKRRRTKYRVAAKTRNYSDVLRDVIKTQMESYTEAISSTSTKDIVNAKYSQNVDSDHERNNYRSSSKCMKFDGVRISDGKSENSDVDKRLEDRRYRYNGRKESSSRYENRHERANSSNRHESNRQICRDEPSERYTSRSKHGNSFEKRRHDNEGNARNEEKHAHISNERNDDFDKLDKPKSHDYGHDRYKYDHYKKDKVKVEPRKRSRKSMSRSDFKRHRNSRSKSRESRKRKRGDKDNKRYGCEKSDVQHKRYYDF from the exons atgGAGATAAGAGAAAAGGAATTATGCAAATTGAAAGATTTCACACAAAGTGTAGAGGCAGAAGTAACTATGTTGCTGCAAAGTCTGCAGTGGGACAGAAAATTGATTTTGGAG GGAAACTCTACGGCACCCTGCCAATATGATGCTAACCATAGAATGCCAAAAGATAAACTGGAAACACATGAAACGCACTGTGCTCTACGTAACCTAGGTTATGGAGAAAATGATGAATTACTGCCAGACCCACCTGACAACGAGGCCCACACTTTAGTGAAACTAA GTAATACTGAAATACAGCAAATAATCAATGAAGCTTCTAAAGGAGACCCACTTTTCAAAAAAG GAGTAGGTGGTGTGAGTCACCAGCCGCTGTCCTTGTCACGGCTGCAACTGGTGTACACAGCAGACGAGAGGCGGGCCCTGCATGATGCCGTGGTCGCCGCAGTGCCATCCTGCCATGATCTGGGTGACTTGGCTTTGGCTAG CACTTCTAAAGGCGCGGAGCCTGGTAGCGCAGTTAAGTCCCGCGTGGAGATTCTGGCCGAGCTGCGGGACATGAAGCGCAGGCGCACCAAGTACCGCGTCGCCGCGAAGACCAGAAACTACTCCGATGTTCTCCGGGACGTCATCAAAACAcag ATGGAATCATACACCGAAGCCATTTCAAGTACTTCTACTAAAGATATAGTAAATGCAAAGTATAGTCAAAATGTTGATTCTGACCATGAGAGAAATAATTATAGAAGTTCTTCAAAGTGTATGAAATTTGATGGTGTCAGAATAAGTGATGGCAAATCTGAGAATTCAGATGTTGACAAAAGACTTGAAGACAGAAGATACAGATATAACGGCAGAAAGGAATCATCCAGCAGATATGAAAATCGGCACGAAAGAGCAAATAGCAGTAATAGACATGAAAGTAATAGACAGATCTGTAGAGATGAACCAAGTGAAAGATATACAAGCAGAAGTAAACATGGAAACAGCTTTGAAAAAAGGAGACATGATAATGAAGGCAACGCTagaaatgaagaaaaacatGCTCATATATCTAACGAAAGAAATGATGATTTCGATAAATTAGACAAACCAAAGTCGCACGATTATGGCCAtgatagatataaatatgatCATTATAAGAAGGATAAGGTAAAAGTGGAACCAAGAAAACGAAGTAGGAAATCAATGTCTAGAAGCGATTTCAAAAGGCACCGCAACAGTAGATCCAAATCTCGGGAAAGTCGAAAAAGGAAACGTGGAGACAAAGATAATAAAAGATATGGCTGTGAAAAGAGCGATGTACAACATAAGCGGTATTATGACTTTTAA